From Nocardia sp. NBC_00416:
TAGGACGCCAGGGCGTACTCGAAATGCGGGCACGACACCTCGACCACTTCGGCGCCCAGATCCTTCAGCACTCCTACCGCGGCGTCGAACGAGGCGAGCACGCCCTGCTGGTAGCTGTCGGAGTGCAGTTCTTTCACCACACCGATCTTCACTCCGCGCAGATCACCGGTCGCGCCCTGCCGGGCGGCGGCGACCACCGGCGGCACCGCGACGTCACGGGAGGTGGAATCGCGCGGATCGTGCCCGGCGATCACCTCGTGCAGCAGCGCGGTGTCCAGGACCGTCCGTCCGCACGGGCCGCCCTGGTCCAGCGAGGACGCGCAGGCGACCAGACCGTAGCGGGACACGGTCCCGTAGGTGGGCTTCGTGCCGACGGTGGCCGTGACCGCCGCCGGCTGCCGGATCGAGCCACCGGTGTCGGTGCCGATGGCCAGCGGCGCCTGATACGAGGCGAGTGCCGCCGCCGAGCCGCCGCCGGAACCACCGGGGATGCGGCTGGTGTCCCACGGGTTGCGGGTCGGACCGTAGGCCGAGTTCTCCGTGGAGGAACCCATCGCGAACTCGTCCATATTGGTTTTGCCGAGAATCGGGATACCGGCGGCACGCAGCCGCGTGGTCAGCGTGGCGTCGTAGGGGGCCACCCAGTTCTCGAGGATCTTGGACGCGCAGGTGGTGGGCATATCCGTGGTGGTGAACACGTCCTTGAGCGCCAGCGGCACCCCCGCCAGCGGCGACGCCGGCGCGTTCCCGCCGGCGAGCGCCGCGTCGACCTCGGCGGCGGCGGCCAGCGCCTGCTCACCCGCAACGTGCAGGAAGGCGTGATACTCGCCGTCGACCTCGGCGATCCGGTCCAGGTGCGCGCGAGTGACCTCGACCGAGGTCACCTCACGACCGTGGATCTTGCCCGCGAGTTCGGCCGCGCCGAGACTCGTCAGTTCACCGGCGCTCATTCCGACTCCCCCAGGATCTGTGGAACCAGGAACCGCTGGTCCTCGGCGGCGGGCGCACCGGACAGCGCCTGGCCCGGAGTCAGCCCGGGACGCACCTCGTCGGGACGGGTCACGTTCGTCACCGGATCCGGCGACGACGTGGCCGGCACATCGGCGGCGGCGACCTCGGAGATGGTCCGCACATGGCTGAGGATCGAATCCAGCTGCCCGGCGAACTGATCGAGTTCGGCTTCGGACAGTGCGAGCCTGGACAACCGGGCGAGGTGTGCGACCTCGTCGCGGGAGATGGCGGTCACCGCGAACCCCTTTCGGCGATAGTTTGGACTGCGGATCACAAGCAACGAACAGCCTAGTGGTGTGGTCGGACCGGGTCGGTCGGCAGCCCGCGCACGTCTCTCGGGCCGCGGCGCGCGCACCGGCCGCGCGCGTGCGGCCCCGGCCTCGGCGAGGTGTCATCGGGCCGCCGGGAAGGCCGCTCTGCAGGCTCGACAGATTCGAAACCCATACATTTCACACTGCCCGCGACCTGTGTACCCTGGGCGGCACGCATAATTCGAGTCGATAACCGTGCCTAATGGGTGTAAGGATGGGCAGACCGGGTATTCGTTCAGAGCCTCGGCCGCTGAAGGAAAGGGAAACGCACGTGTCTTATCTGCTCCGCGTGCAACTTCCGGATCGTCCGGGAAGCCTCGGGTCACTAGCCGTGGCGCTGGGAACCGTCGGCGCCGACATCCTCTCGCTGGATGTGGTGGAGCGCGGCGCCGGATTCGCGGTCGACGACCTGGTGGTCGAGATCGCCCCGAACGCGCTTCCCGACACCCTCATCACCGCCGCGGAATCACTCAGCGATGTGCGAGTCGATTCCATCCGGCCCTATTCCGGGGTACTCGACACCCACCGGGAGCTCGAACTCATCGATAACGTGGCCAATGCCCGCGACGACCGGTTGCAGGTGCTGGTCGACGGGGTGCCCCGCGTGCTCCGGGTGGGCTGGAGCACCGTGCTCGATATGGGACCGCACGGCGCCTACCGGGTGGTCGGCAGCCAGAGCGCGCCACAGACCCAGGCGGGGTCGGTGCCCTGGATGCCGCTACAGAAGCCGATCGCGCTCGACGGGAACGCGGATTGGGTGCCCGAGATCTGGCGCGATATGGATACGAAACTGGCCGCGGCGCCGCTGGGACCTTCCAGCCAGGCACTGCTGCTGGGACGTCCCGGCGGACCCGATTTCCGGCCGTCGGAGATCGCGCGCCTGGGCTACCTGGCCGGTATCGTCGCCACCGTTCTGGGCTGAACCATCCGCGGCGCCCGCAGCCGATTCGACCCGGTGACGGCTACTTGCCGGCACCCGGCTCGACGATCCGCCATTTATCGGGTTTGCCCGGCGGGTAGGCGACCGTGAGGGTATCGCCGACCGCCGGCCAGTAGGCGGCGTCCCAGACCATGCGCCCGTACACCACCTTGCCCGGCTCGGACGGACCGGACAGGTTCCCGGTGACCGTGACGAACTGTTCGCCCATCGCCTCGGGGCGCGGGCTCACTCCCGTGAGATAGAGCGAACCGATCTCGGCGTCCGCGGGCAGCGCACCGCCGCCCCGTCGCCCGCGGAACACGAGCACGAGCATTCCCGCCAGTGCGGCCACCATGATCACCAGCATCGCCAGTTCGAACACCCCACCATGCTAGGCCCCCGGACACACCACGGCGCCCGACGCTCTCGACGCCACGGTCACGAACCGGCGGCTGGTTCCAGCGCTCGATCCACCCCGCCCGCCGACCGAGCGTGCGACGCCACAGCCGAACCGCGCCGCACCGGTGGATTGTTCGCGCGAATGATCCTGCGACGTCGAAACATCGGCCGACGCCACCGCGGACAGTCACTTCTGCGTGTCGCGCCCCCCGGCGCATGAGTCGGGCGGGACGGGGTATTTCACTTCCACCGGACATGGAAGGAAGCGATCGACATGCCGGAATCTTCGATTCGAGCAGGTGCAATGGGCAGCCGAGTAGTGAGCCTCGTAATACTGGTCTGGTTCGTGGCGGGGATCATCGCCGCCTGGCAACGGGGCTATTTCAACGACCCACCGGAAGAATGCTCCCACTTCGCGACGCTGGCGGTCACCGTGGTCTCCGGCCCCCTCAATTACATGGGCCTCAACCCGCGGATGGGATGCACGCTGCCCGAACCCAGCAAATAGACCGGAATCCCGGCCGCCGCAACGGCGGCCGGGATCAGGCAGGCGCCAGGGCGCCGGCGCCGCTGTCCGAGCGCCGCACCGTCCAGACACTGGTGCGGGTGCGCGGCGAACGACCGTTACCCCGGTCCACGAGTGCACGATTGCCGGTGGTGTACACGAGTTGCGCACCGCGCGTATTGGTTTCCGGGTTCTGGAACAGCTGCACGAGACGGTCGGCCTCCTCCACCGTCAGCTGCGTGCCGATATCGTCGACCACGAGCACTTTTCCCGCGTCGAGCGCGTCGAGCAGTACCGGCAGCAGCCGCAGCAGCGCCAGGGTGGCCGACGATTCCTCGGCCAGGGTGAACACGGGCTCCACACCGGTGTGCACCAACCGCAGACCGACTCCGCGCCGCGTGACCATCCGGGTGTAGAGCGCGTCGCGGGCATTGCGCATATTCGTGAGCTCACGCGCCAGCTGGATTTCGGTCAGTCCGCTGTCCTGTTCCAGCTGGGCCGCATAGGCCGCCGACGCGGCCGCACGGTCGGTCTGGTCGCCCAGCGCCGCGATATCGGCGTCGAGATCGCGCAGATAGTCGGCGTATCCGGGATCGTTCTGGGCGATGAGCAGATCGATGATCCCGAGATCGGCGGACTGCAGCAGGGTCAGCAGGCGGGCGGCGTTCTCGGTCGATCGGGACAGATGCGAACCCACCCGCGATTCGATCGACTCCAGATCACCGGTGCCGCGCAATACCTCGAGCATGGTCTCGAACCATCGATACGCCGGCACCAGCGCCTCGGCGTACATCTGCCCGGCCAGGCTCAACAGCAACGCGTTCGGCCGCACCAGTGGCGCCAGCGCGGTGATACCGAACCGAGACGGCTCGAACATCGGCCCGACCCGGACCGTCTCCTCTTCACGCTCGAACACGATCCGCTTCCGGGACCGGGGATGACTGTAGAGCCATTCGGCCGCGACATCGGCGGCGCCCAACCGGAACCCGTAGGTGTACGGGATGCCCTCGGCGACGAAGACCGCCTCGAATTCGGTCGGCCGTTCCGGGTGGCCCAGATGCGGCGTCCGCACCGGGCCGGCGTAGGGGTCCCAGCCGGTGACCGAATGCAGTACCGCGTCCCGCATATGTCCCACGGCGTCGACCAGATTCGATTTACCGGCGGCCGGGCCGCCGTGCACCGCGGTCACCGGCACCGCCACCGGCGTGGCGGCACCCCGGGTCAACCGCAATTCCTGTGGATCGGCCAGCGATTTGTGGTTGGACACCCGAAAACTGCGCAGCATCCCGCCATCCTGCCGTGTCCGGCCACGATGCCGCAGTACCGGGACCCGGCGGTGTCGCGGACCCGCTGCTCGGGCGGACAGAGCCGCCCGTCCGTAAGCGGGCCGGCTACTTGCCCGGGTCCGGCTCCACGGATTGCTCCGCCGCCGCGCGCACCGCCTCCGGACCGGATTCGAGCAGCGCCCGGAAACCGTCCTCGTCCAGGATCGGGACGCCGAGCTCTTCGGCCTTGTCGGCCTTGGTACCCGGGGACTCACCGATCACCACGAACGCCGTCTTCTTCGATACCGACCCGGCCGCCTTCCCGCCCCGCTGCAGAATCGCCTCCTTGGCGCCGTCGCGGGAGAACCCCTCCAGCGATCCGGTCACCACGATCGACAGACCTTCCAGTGTGCGCGGAATCAACTCGTCGCGTTCGTCGGCCATCCGCACTCCCGAGGCGCGCCATTTGTCGACGATCGCGCGATGCCAGTCCACCGCGAACCATTCCGCGACAGCGGTGGCGATCGTCGGCCCGACTCCCTCGGCGGCCGCCAATTCCTCCAGCGACGCCTGTTCGATCCGTTCGAGGCTGCCGAATTCGGTTGCCAGCGCCCGTGCGGCGGTCGGGCCGACATGCCGGATGGACAGTCCGACCAGCACCCGCCACAGCGGACGGTCCTTGGCGGCGGCGAGATTGTTCAGCAGGCGGGTGCCGTTGGCCGAGAGACTGCCGTTCTTGTTCACGAACAGCGAGGTGTGCTGCAACCGGTCGGCGTCGAGATCGAAGAGATCGCCCTCGTCGGTGATCGCGCCGGAGTTCAGCAGCGCGACCGCCGCCTCGTACCCCAGTGCCTCGATATCGAAGGCGCCCCGGCCCGCCACATGGAACACCCGCTCGCGCAGCTGTGCGGGGCAACGGCGCTGGTTGGGGCAGCGGATATCGGCGTCGCCCTCTTTTTCGTAGGCGAGTTCGGTACCGCATTCGGGGCAGTGGGTCGGCATCACGAAGGCGCGTTCGTCACCGGTGCGGGCGTCCACCACCGGACCCAGCACCTCCGGGATCACGTCACCGGCTTTTCGGATGGTGACCGTATCCCCGATCAGCACCCCTTTGCGCACCACTTCGGCCGCGTTGTGCAGAGTCGCCATGGCGACCGTGGATCCGGCGATCACCACCGGCCGCATCACCGCGAACGGCGTGACCCGCCCGGTACGACCGACATTCACCGCGATATCGCGGAGCTCGGTGGTGGCTTCCTCGGGCGGGTATTTGTAGGCGATCGCCCAGCGCGGCGCCCGTGAGGTCGAGCCGAGCCGCCGTTGCAACGACAGTTCGTCGACCTTGACCACCAGACCGTCGATCTCGTGCTCGATATCGTGCCGGTGCTCGGCCCAGTAGGTGATCCGTTCGAGCACGGCGTCGACCCCGCTCACCAGCGTGGTGTGCGCGGAGACCGGTAATCCCCAGGCGGCCAGCGCCCGGTATGCCTCGTGCTGGGACCGCGGCGTATAGCCCTCGGTCCGCCCGAGCCCGTGGCAGATCATGCGCAGCCGCCGCCGCGCGGTGACCGCCGGGTCCTTCTGCCGCAGCGACCCGGCCGCGGTATTGCGCGGATTCGCGTACGGCGGTTTGCCCTCGGCGACTATCGCGGCGTTCAGCGTTTCGAAATCCTCCAGCCGGAAGTACACCTCCCCGCGCACTTCCAGCAGTTCCGGTACCGGGAATTCCGTATCCGCGTTCAGCTCCCCCGGGATGTCGTCGATGGTCCGGGCGTTGAGCGTGACGTCCTCGCCCGTTCGCCCGTCGCCCCGGGTCGCGCCGCGTTCCAGTTTCCCGTTGCGGTACACCAGGTTCAACGCCACCCCGTCGATCTTCACCTCGCACAGATAGTGCAGATCGGGCCCGGTCTCCTCCTCGACCCGGGCCACCCAGGCCCGCATATCCGCCGCGGAGAACGCGTTGTCCAGCGAGAGCATCCGCTCGAGATGGTCCACCGCGGTGAAATCGGTGGCGAAACCGCCGCCCACCAGCTGCGTCGGCGAATCGGGAGTGCGCAGGTCGGGGTATTGCTCCTCCAGCGCCAGCAGCTGCTGGAACAGCTTGTCGAATTCCCCGTCGGAGATGATCGGCGCATCCCGTACGTAGTACCGGAATTGATGCTCGCGCACGGTATCGGCGAGTTCCTGCCAGCGCACACGCTCCGCGCCGGCAGCCGGCGCGGGAGCCGTTTCTCCGTGGGAGGTATCCCGTTCGGTGGGGCTTGCGGTCTCACTCACATCTGGCACAGTAGTCCAGCCGACCGACACTCCAGGAGCACCGTAACCGCACGTCGCCCGGCATACTCACCGGACCCGGGCCACACCGTCCGGGCGGTGTGCGAGCGCTCGGAAGCCTCGCAGTGCGGGCATCCGGTGCGCCGGTCGCGGTAGGGCGGACTCAGCCGGCGACGAGCGACTCCGGGTCCTCGACGAAGGCCTTCGCCGCATCGGAGGCCAGACCCAGGGCATCCCGGGCCCAGCTCATGGGCGCGCCGGCCAGACCGCATGCAGGACTCACCGTCACCCGCCGAGCCAGTTCGCTGCGGGGAAAACCGAGGCGGTCGACCAGACGTGCCCCGGGTTCGGCGATCTCCCGCCAGGTCACCGCGGCGGTGGGGCGGGCGGTGGGTACCAGCCCGAGAATCAGATGTTTGCCCCGGTCCAAAGCCTCGCCGAGGGCATCGAGACCGGCCGTGCCCGATACGGTGGCGAGGTCGAACCCCAGTGCGACCGCCGAGGACCGGCCGAGGAAAGCCAGCGGCGGCGGGCTCGCGCAACTGTGCACCATCGTCGGAACCCGCTGCGCCCCCAGCACCGTCTCGAGGATGGCCAACGCTTCCGGCTCCGGCACCGCCGCGACCGTGTTCAGCACGCTCGCCCCGCGTAGCGAGCCGTCCAGCACGGCTCCCAGCGAAGGTTCGTCCACCTGGAGAACCACCTCGGTCTCGAGGCGGGTCCCGATTTCGGCGATATGCGCGATCAGGCCCTCGGCCAGCGATTCGGCGAGATCGCGCACCGCGCCGCGGTCGGTCAGCACCCGGTGCCCGCCGGGCAGTTCCACCTGCGCCGCCAGGGTCAGCGGTCCGGCGGCCTGGACCTTGACCGTCCGCCCCGACCCGCGCAGTCCGGCGTTCTCCCACGCCTCCTGAAGGGCGTCCAGATCGGTTCGCAGCAGATCTTTGGCACGCCGCGAGGCCGAGCCCGGCCGGGCGGCCAGCCGATAACCGCGCACGGTGGTGTCGAAACGCATATCCACCAGCAACGCCGACACCCGCCCGACCGTGTCCGCGCCCACCCCGCGGGCCGGCAGTTCGACCAGATGCGGTAGCCCCGCGAGCTCGCCCACGATCACCGCCGCGGCCTCCCGGGGATCGGTGCCCGGCCAGGACCCGACCCCTGTCGCCACTCCGGCCGGAAAACCGGCCGGAGTCATTGTGATGCGCCCGCCGGAGCAGTACGTGAGGTGGCGGTGATGGTGCCGCTGCCGATCACCGCGTCGCCCGCGGCGTCCGGCCGGTACAGCACGATGGCCTGACCACGCGCGACACCGCTCAGCGGTTCGCGCAGGCGTACCGCGAGTCCGTCGCCGACCGCTTCCGCGGTGGCGGGCGCGGTGCCGCCGTGCGCCCGGACCTGCACCACGCAGTCGACCGGTTCGCCGGGCGCCGTGCCGCTGGTCCAGATCGCCTTCCCGGCCTCGATCGACCACACCTGCAGGTCGTCTGCCGAACCCACGTGCACCGTGCCGGAATCGGGGTCGATATCGGTGACATAGCGGGGTTTGCCGTCGGGACCCGGTCCGGGCAGGCCCAGCCCCTTGCGCTGCCCGATGGTGAACCCGTGCACACCGTCGTGGCGGCCCAGTTCCGCGCCGCCGGAATCGACGATCGCACCGGGCCGGATGCCGATCTTCGCGCCCAGGAACGCCCGGGTGTCGCCGGAGGGGATGAAGCAGATGTCGTGGCTGTCCGGTTTGTTCGCCACCGCCAGACCACGCTCGGCGGCCTCGGCCCGGATCTGCGGTTTCGGGGTGTCGCCGACCGGGAACATGGCCCGCGACAGCTGCTCGGCGGTCAGCACCGCGAGCACATAGGACTGGTCCTTGTCCGCGTCCACGGCCCGGCGCAGCTCACCGTCGGAAAGCCGGGCATAGTGCCCGGTGACCACCGCGTCGAAACCGAGCGCCACGGCACGATCGGCGAGCGCCGAGAACTTGATCTTCTCGTTGCAGCGCAGACACGGGTTCGGCGTCTCGCCCGCCGCGTAGGCCTCGACGAAATCGTCGATCACGTCTTCTTTGAAGCGGTCGGCGAAATCCCAGACATAGAACGGGATCCCGAGCACGTCGGCGGCCCGGCGGGCGTCACCGGCGTCCTCTTTCGAGCAGCAACCGCGCGAACCGGTGCGCAGAGTTCCCGGCGCGGTCGACAGCGCCAGATGAACCCCCACCACTTCGTGCCCGGCGTCGACAGCTCGTGCCGCCGCCACTGCCGAGTCCACTCCACCACTCATCGCGGCGAGTACTCGCATACGCTACGCACCTCCTCTCGCACCGGCCAGACCCGCGGCCCTGGCTCGTTCCACCACTTGCGGCAATACATCCAGCAGAGCATTGATATCGGAATGCCGGGAGGTATGTCCAAGGGAAAACCGCAGCGAACCGCGTGCTTCCCGGGACCCGACCCCCATGGCGATGAGCACATGACTCGGCGAGGCCACCCCAGCGGTGCACGCCGAACCGGTCGAACATTCGATTCCCGCGGCGTCCAGCAGCATCAGCAGGGAATCGCCTTCACACCCCGGGAAGGTGAAATGGACGTTGCCCGGCAGCCGCCGTTCGTCGTACGGGCCGTTGAGGATCGCCTCCGGGATCGCCCGGCGCACACCCGAGATCAGCTCGTCGCGCAGCGCGGTCATCGCCCCGGACCGGGCGGGCATCTCCACCACGGTCTCCCGGAGCGCGGCGGCCAGCCCGGCCACAGCCGCCACATCCGAGGTCCCCGACCGCAGATCGCGTTCATGCCCCCCGCCGTGCAGCAGCGGTACGCAGGGCACCTGCCGTCCGAGCAGCAACACCCCGACCCCGTGCGGCCCGCCCAGTTTGTGGCCGGTGAAACTCGCCGCGGCCAGCCCGCAGGCATCGAAATCGATGGGTAGCTGCCCGGCCGCCTGCACCGCGTCGCTGTGCATCGGCACCCCGGCCGCCTGCGCGATCGCGGCCAGTTCCCGGATCGGCTGGATCGCGCCGA
This genomic window contains:
- the gatA gene encoding Asp-tRNA(Asn)/Glu-tRNA(Gln) amidotransferase subunit GatA: MSAGELTSLGAAELAGKIHGREVTSVEVTRAHLDRIAEVDGEYHAFLHVAGEQALAAAAEVDAALAGGNAPASPLAGVPLALKDVFTTTDMPTTCASKILENWVAPYDATLTTRLRAAGIPILGKTNMDEFAMGSSTENSAYGPTRNPWDTSRIPGGSGGGSAAALASYQAPLAIGTDTGGSIRQPAAVTATVGTKPTYGTVSRYGLVACASSLDQGGPCGRTVLDTALLHEVIAGHDPRDSTSRDVAVPPVVAAARQGATGDLRGVKIGVVKELHSDSYQQGVLASFDAAVGVLKDLGAEVVEVSCPHFEYALASYYLILPSEVSSNLARFDAMRYGLRVADDGNHSAEQVMAATRAAGFGPEVKRRIMIGTYALSAGYYDAYYGQALKVRTLIARDFDKAYEQVDVLVSPTSPFTPWKLGEKVDDPLAMYLSDLCTLPTNLAGHPAMSVPSGLSSDDGMPVGLQIMAPALADDRLYRVGAAYEAARGAIV
- the gatC gene encoding Asp-tRNA(Asn)/Glu-tRNA(Gln) amidotransferase subunit GatC, whose product is MTAISRDEVAHLARLSRLALSEAELDQFAGQLDSILSHVRTISEVAAADVPATSSPDPVTNVTRPDEVRPGLTPGQALSGAPAAEDQRFLVPQILGESE
- a CDS encoding amino acid-binding protein codes for the protein MSYLLRVQLPDRPGSLGSLAVALGTVGADILSLDVVERGAGFAVDDLVVEIAPNALPDTLITAAESLSDVRVDSIRPYSGVLDTHRELELIDNVANARDDRLQVLVDGVPRVLRVGWSTVLDMGPHGAYRVVGSQSAPQTQAGSVPWMPLQKPIALDGNADWVPEIWRDMDTKLAAAPLGPSSQALLLGRPGGPDFRPSEIARLGYLAGIVATVLG
- a CDS encoding AAA family ATPase, with the translated sequence MLRSFRVSNHKSLADPQELRLTRGAATPVAVPVTAVHGGPAAGKSNLVDAVGHMRDAVLHSVTGWDPYAGPVRTPHLGHPERPTEFEAVFVAEGIPYTYGFRLGAADVAAEWLYSHPRSRKRIVFEREEETVRVGPMFEPSRFGITALAPLVRPNALLLSLAGQMYAEALVPAYRWFETMLEVLRGTGDLESIESRVGSHLSRSTENAARLLTLLQSADLGIIDLLIAQNDPGYADYLRDLDADIAALGDQTDRAAASAAYAAQLEQDSGLTEIQLARELTNMRNARDALYTRMVTRRGVGLRLVHTGVEPVFTLAEESSATLALLRLLPVLLDALDAGKVLVVDDIGTQLTVEEADRLVQLFQNPETNTRGAQLVYTTGNRALVDRGNGRSPRTRTSVWTVRRSDSGAGALAPA
- the ligA gene encoding NAD-dependent DNA ligase LigA gives rise to the protein MRWQELADTVREHQFRYYVRDAPIISDGEFDKLFQQLLALEEQYPDLRTPDSPTQLVGGGFATDFTAVDHLERMLSLDNAFSAADMRAWVARVEEETGPDLHYLCEVKIDGVALNLVYRNGKLERGATRGDGRTGEDVTLNARTIDDIPGELNADTEFPVPELLEVRGEVYFRLEDFETLNAAIVAEGKPPYANPRNTAAGSLRQKDPAVTARRRLRMICHGLGRTEGYTPRSQHEAYRALAAWGLPVSAHTTLVSGVDAVLERITYWAEHRHDIEHEIDGLVVKVDELSLQRRLGSTSRAPRWAIAYKYPPEEATTELRDIAVNVGRTGRVTPFAVMRPVVIAGSTVAMATLHNAAEVVRKGVLIGDTVTIRKAGDVIPEVLGPVVDARTGDERAFVMPTHCPECGTELAYEKEGDADIRCPNQRRCPAQLRERVFHVAGRGAFDIEALGYEAAVALLNSGAITDEGDLFDLDADRLQHTSLFVNKNGSLSANGTRLLNNLAAAKDRPLWRVLVGLSIRHVGPTAARALATEFGSLERIEQASLEELAAAEGVGPTIATAVAEWFAVDWHRAIVDKWRASGVRMADERDELIPRTLEGLSIVVTGSLEGFSRDGAKEAILQRGGKAAGSVSKKTAFVVIGESPGTKADKAEELGVPILDEDGFRALLESGPEAVRAAAEQSVEPDPGK
- a CDS encoding methionine synthase, with protein sequence MTPAGFPAGVATGVGSWPGTDPREAAAVIVGELAGLPHLVELPARGVGADTVGRVSALLVDMRFDTTVRGYRLAARPGSASRRAKDLLRTDLDALQEAWENAGLRGSGRTVKVQAAGPLTLAAQVELPGGHRVLTDRGAVRDLAESLAEGLIAHIAEIGTRLETEVVLQVDEPSLGAVLDGSLRGASVLNTVAAVPEPEALAILETVLGAQRVPTMVHSCASPPPLAFLGRSSAVALGFDLATVSGTAGLDALGEALDRGKHLILGLVPTARPTAAVTWREIAEPGARLVDRLGFPRSELARRVTVSPACGLAGAPMSWARDALGLASDAAKAFVEDPESLVAG
- the mnmA gene encoding tRNA 2-thiouridine(34) synthase MnmA; this encodes MRVLAAMSGGVDSAVAAARAVDAGHEVVGVHLALSTAPGTLRTGSRGCCSKEDAGDARRAADVLGIPFYVWDFADRFKEDVIDDFVEAYAAGETPNPCLRCNEKIKFSALADRAVALGFDAVVTGHYARLSDGELRRAVDADKDQSYVLAVLTAEQLSRAMFPVGDTPKPQIRAEAAERGLAVANKPDSHDICFIPSGDTRAFLGAKIGIRPGAIVDSGGAELGRHDGVHGFTIGQRKGLGLPGPGPDGKPRYVTDIDPDSGTVHVGSADDLQVWSIEAGKAIWTSGTAPGEPVDCVVQVRAHGGTAPATAEAVGDGLAVRLREPLSGVARGQAIVLYRPDAAGDAVIGSGTITATSRTAPAGASQ
- a CDS encoding cysteine desulfurase family protein, whose translation is MKSSFPGAVSGVPTTVYLDHAATTPMLPAAIEAMNAVFAQVGNASSLHGSGRAARRGLEEARESIAADLGARPSEVILTSGGTESDNLAVKGIYWARRDADTRCTRILAGATEHHAVLDAVEWLERHEGARVTWLPVDADGIVAPETLRAELAEGADEVALVTVMWANNEVGAIQPIRELAAIAQAAGVPMHSDAVQAAGQLPIDFDACGLAAASFTGHKLGGPHGVGVLLLGRQVPCVPLLHGGGHERDLRSGTSDVAAVAGLAAALRETVVEMPARSGAMTALRDELISGVRRAIPEAILNGPYDERRLPGNVHFTFPGCEGDSLLMLLDAAGIECSTGSACTAGVASPSHVLIAMGVGSREARGSLRFSLGHTSRHSDINALLDVLPQVVERARAAGLAGARGGA